The Mycolicibacterium boenickei genome has a segment encoding these proteins:
- a CDS encoding sensor domain-containing protein, translating into MIRLAISLLMLALLATGCAGNGDKAQGPPKEVPKSALEGLLLTTDQVDTVMGAAGMVAHKPVTEMNDHRNLLPNLNCLGAWQVNESAIYGDRWTAMRQVLLRAPDNDNWDNLLVQSVVIFPSSQEATDFLNQSAERWAKCTNHNVNITLNGEPLPRWRSGDLTTTDSELTLPFTRVNGDQTRACQRALAVAANLVMDIQACKPAGSSVTQAADVVDQIKAAMPR; encoded by the coding sequence GTGATCCGGCTTGCGATTTCGTTGCTCATGCTCGCCCTGTTGGCAACCGGTTGTGCCGGCAACGGCGACAAGGCCCAGGGCCCACCGAAGGAGGTGCCCAAGTCGGCCCTCGAGGGATTGCTGCTCACCACCGACCAGGTCGACACCGTGATGGGGGCCGCAGGAATGGTGGCGCACAAGCCGGTCACCGAGATGAACGATCATCGCAACCTGTTGCCCAATCTCAACTGCCTCGGCGCCTGGCAGGTGAACGAGTCCGCGATCTACGGGGATCGCTGGACCGCCATGCGTCAGGTGCTGCTGCGCGCTCCGGACAACGACAACTGGGACAACCTGTTGGTGCAGTCGGTGGTGATCTTCCCGTCGTCGCAGGAGGCCACCGACTTCCTGAACCAATCGGCCGAACGCTGGGCCAAGTGCACCAACCACAACGTGAACATCACCCTGAACGGGGAACCGCTGCCCAGGTGGAGGAGCGGCGATCTGACCACGACGGACTCAGAGCTCACCTTGCCCTTCACCCGTGTGAACGGGGATCAGACCCGCGCCTGTCAGCGCGCGCTGGCCGTGGCCGCCAATCTCGTCATGGACATCCAGGCGTGTAAGCCGGCCGGTTCATCGGTGACCCAGGCCGCCGACGTGGTGGACCAGATCAAGGCGGCGATGCCTCGCTGA
- the metE gene encoding 5-methyltetrahydropteroyltriglutamate--homocysteine S-methyltransferase: protein MSTTAAAPFTATVLGLPRIGPNRELKRAVEKYWAGRIDRDELESLAATLRRDTWESLVAAGVDSVPVNTFSYYDQILDTAVLVGAMPARVRGIADDLDRYFAAARGNDEVAPLEMTKWFDTNYHYLVPELGRDTAFALDPTKVRRELKEARAQGIPARPVIIGPITFLALSKAVDGAVQPLSRLDELVDVYAELLGALADQGVGWVQIDEPVLVTDIVDNAAELAERVYARLGGVNNRPAIFLATYFGELTDALPALARTPVEAIGVDLVSGSAAALAALPGLNDKLLVAGVVDGRNIWRTDLEQALGTLAMLRESAAAIAVSTSCSTLHVPYSLEAEPNIDAALRSWLAFGAEKVDEVVALARGLGQGRDAIADEIAASDAALSTRRSDPRLNNGAVRARISTLVASGATRGPADQRRIAQQDRLNLPALPTTTIGSYPQTSAIRVARADLRSGKIDAAEYQRRMKSEIADVIKLQEDLGLDVLVHGEPERNDMVQYFAEQLDGFFATQNGWVQSYGSRCVRPPILYGDVARPESMTVEWITYAQSLTDKPVKGMLTGPVTILAWSFVRDDQPLADTAFQVALAIRDETVDLQSAGIAIIQVDEPALRELLPLRAGDKEAYLRWAVDAFRLSTSGVADETQIHTHLCYSEFGEVIGAIADLDADVTSIEAARSHMEVLGDLNAVGFSNSVGPGVYDIHSPRVPGVDEIVTSLREALKAIPAERLWVNPDCGLKTRTTDEVTESLKHLVRAAVEVRAG, encoded by the coding sequence ATGAGCACAACCGCAGCAGCACCATTCACCGCCACCGTCCTCGGGTTGCCCCGAATCGGACCCAACCGCGAACTCAAACGCGCCGTCGAGAAGTACTGGGCCGGCCGCATCGATCGCGACGAACTGGAGTCTCTCGCCGCGACATTGCGCCGCGACACCTGGGAGTCGCTCGTCGCGGCCGGCGTGGACTCGGTACCGGTCAACACGTTCTCCTACTACGACCAGATACTCGACACCGCAGTTCTGGTCGGAGCCATGCCGGCCCGGGTCCGTGGGATCGCCGATGATCTCGACCGGTATTTCGCTGCCGCCCGCGGGAACGACGAAGTCGCGCCGCTCGAGATGACGAAGTGGTTCGACACCAACTACCACTACCTCGTGCCGGAGCTCGGACGGGACACCGCCTTTGCCCTCGACCCCACCAAGGTGCGGCGCGAACTGAAAGAAGCACGTGCACAGGGAATTCCAGCGCGTCCGGTGATCATCGGACCCATTACCTTCCTGGCACTGTCAAAGGCTGTAGACGGTGCGGTCCAGCCGCTCTCTCGGCTGGACGAACTCGTCGATGTGTACGCCGAACTGCTGGGGGCTCTGGCGGATCAGGGAGTCGGATGGGTCCAGATCGATGAACCGGTGCTGGTCACCGATATCGTCGACAATGCGGCCGAACTCGCGGAGCGGGTCTATGCCCGGCTCGGTGGCGTGAACAACCGGCCCGCGATCTTCCTGGCGACGTACTTCGGTGAACTCACCGACGCGCTGCCGGCCCTGGCCCGAACGCCGGTCGAGGCGATCGGTGTCGACCTGGTGTCCGGTTCTGCCGCTGCCCTGGCGGCGCTGCCCGGGCTCAACGACAAGCTTCTGGTGGCCGGGGTGGTGGACGGCCGCAATATCTGGCGCACCGACCTGGAACAGGCGCTTGGCACGTTGGCGATGTTGCGGGAATCGGCGGCCGCGATCGCGGTTTCTACGTCGTGCTCGACGCTGCATGTGCCGTACTCACTGGAGGCCGAACCGAATATCGATGCGGCGCTGCGTAGCTGGCTGGCCTTCGGGGCCGAGAAGGTCGACGAGGTGGTAGCCCTGGCGCGAGGTCTCGGGCAGGGACGGGACGCGATCGCGGATGAGATCGCGGCATCCGACGCCGCCCTGTCAACGCGCAGGTCCGATCCGCGGCTCAACAACGGCGCGGTCCGGGCACGGATATCGACGCTCGTAGCCTCCGGCGCAACGCGTGGACCGGCCGATCAGCGCCGCATCGCTCAGCAGGACCGGCTCAACCTTCCGGCGTTGCCCACCACCACGATCGGGTCCTACCCGCAGACCTCGGCGATTCGGGTTGCTCGTGCAGATCTGCGCTCCGGCAAGATCGATGCCGCCGAGTATCAGCGTCGGATGAAGTCCGAGATCGCTGATGTCATCAAGCTGCAGGAGGACCTGGGACTCGACGTGCTGGTGCACGGTGAGCCCGAGCGCAACGACATGGTGCAGTACTTTGCCGAGCAGCTCGATGGATTCTTCGCGACCCAGAACGGCTGGGTGCAGTCCTACGGGAGCCGGTGCGTGCGCCCGCCGATCCTCTACGGGGACGTGGCCCGGCCGGAGTCCATGACCGTCGAGTGGATCACCTACGCTCAGTCGCTCACCGACAAGCCGGTCAAGGGCATGCTCACCGGTCCGGTCACGATCCTGGCCTGGTCGTTCGTCCGTGACGATCAGCCGCTGGCGGACACGGCTTTTCAGGTCGCCCTCGCCATCCGTGACGAGACGGTGGACCTGCAGTCGGCCGGGATCGCCATCATCCAGGTCGACGAGCCGGCCTTGCGTGAGCTGCTGCCGTTGCGTGCCGGGGACAAGGAGGCCTACCTGCGGTGGGCGGTCGATGCGTTCCGGCTGTCCACCTCCGGCGTCGCCGATGAAACGCAGATCCACACTCACCTGTGCTACTCGGAGTTCGGTGAGGTGATCGGGGCGATCGCCGACCTGGATGCCGACGTGACGTCCATCGAGGCGGCTCGATCACACATGGAGGTGCTCGGCGATCTCAACGCCGTCGGCTTCTCCAACAGTGTCGGTCCGGGTGTGTACGACATCCACTCGCCGCGGGTGCCCGGGGTGGACGAGATCGTCACGTCTCTGCGCGAGGCGCTCAAAGCGATCCCCGCCGAACGACTGTGGGTAAATCCAGACTGTGGTCTGAAAACTCGTACCACGGATGAGGTGACCGAGTCGCTCAAGCATCTGGTCAGGGCCGCCGTCGAAGTTCGCGCCGGATAA
- a CDS encoding class I SAM-dependent methyltransferase → MPVIDARHLTAVSETALLTLHQRATEAARPDGIIVDPLAITLRDGLGYDYHHFGRTHQATALRALAFDDASRRYLKTHPRASVVALAEGLQTSFWRLDNGGMNWLSVDLEPIVRLREQLLPASDRLRYLAQSALDHSWMDHVDSTNGVLITAEGLFQYLEHDAVFDLIAACAARFPGGQLIFDSVPRFLSWYSRRRGIKLSKQYTAPPMPFWFTADRYHELRSIPGVLAVRELEMPAGRGKVVSRAAALVYRSRSLERFRAPTNIIEFG, encoded by the coding sequence ATGCCAGTGATCGACGCACGTCATCTGACCGCGGTATCGGAAACCGCGCTCCTGACTCTGCACCAGAGGGCGACCGAGGCGGCCAGGCCTGACGGCATCATCGTGGACCCGCTGGCGATCACCCTGCGCGACGGTCTGGGGTACGACTATCACCATTTCGGCCGGACCCACCAGGCGACCGCGCTTCGGGCCCTGGCGTTCGACGATGCCTCTCGCCGGTACCTCAAGACGCACCCCCGCGCCAGCGTGGTCGCCCTGGCCGAGGGGCTCCAGACCAGCTTCTGGCGCCTCGACAATGGTGGAATGAACTGGCTTTCAGTGGATCTGGAGCCCATCGTGCGGCTGCGCGAGCAGTTGCTCCCGGCTTCGGACCGGCTGCGCTACCTGGCCCAGTCGGCACTGGACCACTCGTGGATGGATCACGTCGACTCCACCAACGGTGTGCTCATCACGGCCGAGGGATTGTTCCAGTACCTGGAGCACGACGCGGTGTTCGATCTCATCGCCGCCTGCGCCGCCAGATTCCCCGGCGGGCAGCTGATCTTCGACAGCGTCCCGCGATTTCTCAGCTGGTACTCCCGGCGACGCGGCATCAAGCTCAGCAAGCAGTACACCGCACCACCGATGCCGTTCTGGTTCACCGCGGACCGGTACCACGAGTTACGTTCCATACCAGGAGTTCTCGCAGTGCGTGAGCTTGAGATGCCGGCCGGTCGCGGCAAGGTCGTGTCGCGGGCCGCGGCGCTCGTCTACCGGTCCCGGTCACTCGAGCGCTTCCGGGCACCGACGAACATCATCGAGTTCGGATGA